A segment of the Trifolium pratense cultivar HEN17-A07 linkage group LG7, ARS_RC_1.1, whole genome shotgun sequence genome:
GGGTTCTTGTATGAACCAATAGCCGCCGGATTTATTGCTTTCATCAACACTCTCATTTTCATCTCACTGCAAcaatcttcatctttttcatctTTCTCTTCCTTTCCGATGATTTTTCACTTCAATTTTGTTCTTCAAGACTGaatttttatcatcaatttgTGTCAGTAATTATGTATTTCAAAGTGAAATTCTCAAATTCTCAATCTTGTTTGTTCTGATGATTGATTCTGAAGTTGGGTCTGTTTTAGCTTGTAGCGTTCATGGGGTTAGTTAATTATGAATAtcgttattatttttaattaattttagtttCAGTAGTTACAAGTAAGTGCTTTTGATGATGTTGTAAATATGGGGCTTTTGCGTTTTGATGATGAAAGTTTACGTTTTTAAGTAGTTTAACGGTTTAGGGTTTTGTTTTGGGTTAAGGGTAGTGATCATATTTTAGTTGATGAAAAtttgagaagagaaaaaaagaatGTTGTCTGAATTGGGTAGGAGGCCAGTGATTGGTGGTAACGAGGGTTCATATGGAGATGAATTTGAGAAGGAAATAGGGATGTTGCTTCGTGATCAACGACGACATGAGGTTGATGATCATGAACCTGAGCTTAATTTGTATAGGAGTGGATCAGCTCCTCCAACTGTGGATGGTTCATTGAGTGCAGTTGGAGGGTTGTTTGGTGGTGGCTCTACGGCTGCCACAGCTGCAATTTCGGAGTTTTCTGGGAATGGTTTTGGTTCTGAGGAAGAGCTTAGGTCTGATCCAGCTTATCTTCAATATTATTACTCTAATGTGAATTTGAATCCTAGACTTCCACCTCCTTTGTTATCAAAGGAGGATTGGAGGTTTACACAGAGACTAAAAGGTGGAGCTTCTGTAGTTGGTGGAATTGGTGACAGGAGGAAAGTCAATGGAGGTGATGATAATGGTGGTAGATCAATGTTTGCCACGCCTCCGGGATTTAACAATAGGAAAAGAGAGAGTGAGGTGGTGGTTGATGAAAAAGCTAGAGGTTCTGCCGAGTGGGGTGGTGATGGACTCATCGGTTTGCCAGGACTAGGTCTTGGGAGCAAACAAAAGAGCCTTGCAGAAATTTTTCAGGTGGCTTGCTTTTTTCATTACCATTTGTAATTTTGTTGCTCGATTTTCTCAGTTTTTGCATTCCTGGATTTTGTCTTGATAAATTTTGTGTTTTCAGTTTGATCTTTGCATCCACTGTAAAATCTTTTTTGCACATGGAAAATTTGAGACCTAGAAAACCACTAACAAATAGAATTGAATAACttagaaatttaattgatttggCTTTGTTTGGGGTTCATATTCTGCACTTCTGAAGAATCATATGTTTTGGCGCACTTGTACGCTTCACATTTATTAAAGCTTCTGAGCATATGATGATAATGGTCCTGCAGTTCTTCTGTGATTGTATTGTCGAATTCATATCTTTCAGCCTCTAATCTGTTCAGCTTAATCTTTATTTTCTCTTCAATTGTGGATGGATGTTTGCTTGATAATTCGTTAACCTTGATTTTTAGTGAAACAAGCTAGCTTTGTAATGAATTGTGAAGATCTAATTTGCTTGCTATTATCAACTGTGAACTTTCTGTGCCATATATGTATAGATAAATGTATGTTCAAATTTTGCATCTCTCTCTTTCTGGGCCCTTTTTATTCTACCAATCATCTTAACCATTAATTTGCACAGGATGACATGGGACGTAACACTTCTGTCACTGGCTTTCCTTCTCGTCCAGCCAGTCGTAATGCATTTGATGAAAATGTTGATATTACATCTTCTGCAGAAGCAGAGCTGGCTCATTTACGCCACGATTCCTCATCCACTGATGGCTTAAGGTCCGGATCAAATGTTCAAGGGTCATCTGCATCCCAAAATATTGGCCCGCAAGCCTCATATTCTTATGCTGCTGCACTTGGGGGTTCTTCCCTGTCACGAAGCACTACTCCCGATCCACAACATATTGCTAGGGCTCCTAGTCCCTGTCCCACACCGATTGGTAGTGGGAGAGTTTCTGCTGCCGAGAAGAGAGGTATTACTAGTCCCGATACATTTAATGATGTTTCATCTGGCATCAATGGGTCTGCAGATATTATGGCTGCAATGTCCGGCATGAAATTGTCAGCAGATGATGGGTTAGATGGTGATAACCATTTCCAATCACAGGTTGAGTCAGATGTTAATAATTATCAGAGATATCTTTTCGGTATGCAAGGTGGTCAGGATCATGGCAAGCAGAATTCATATTTAAAGAAGTCTGAATCAGGACACTTGCAGAAAACTGCTCACTCGGATTCAGGTAAGAGAAGTGGAAGTGGTTCAGACATGAAAAATTCTACCTTGGATAGGCATGCTGAGATGCAAAAGTCCGCTGTCTCTCCCAATAACTCGTATTTCAAGGGATCACCTGGCTCCCCTTATGGTGGTGGAGGTGGTTTTCCTGCACAATATCAGCCTTCAGATGGTCCCAACTCACCATTTAATAACTATGGCCCGAGTGGTGGATATGGTGGAAATCCAGCGGTGGCATCCTTCATGGCTAACCAACTTGGAACTGGTAATCTGCCACCCCTATTTGAAAATGTTGCTGCAGCATCAGCCATGGCATCCCCTGGAATGGACTCTAGAATCCTTGGTGGTGGTTTGCCCTCTGGAGTTGCTTCTCCATCTGATGTGCATGTACTCAGTAGAATGGGAAATCAAATTGCAGGTGGTGGTGCTCTTCAGACTCCTTATGTTGATCCGATGTATCCTCAGTATACGAGGACACCTGAGTATGCTGCAGCACAACTTGCCGCACTTAACGACCCATCTGTGGACAGGAATTACTTGGGAAACTCTTACATGAATTTACTTGAGCTTCAGAAAGCTTATCTTGGATCTCTACTTTCACCTCAGAAGTCACAATACAATGTTCCCTTGGGTGGAAAATCTGGTGGTTCCAACCATCATGGTTATTATGGAAATCCTGCGTATGGCGTTGGCTTGTCTTATCCAGGAAGTCCAATGGCAAACTCTTTATCCAGTTCTCCAGTTGGATCTGGCAGTCCTATTAGGCACAATGACCTGAATATGCATTTTGCTTCTGGAATGAGGAATGTAGCTGGGGTCATGGCACCATGGCACCTAGATGCTGGAAATTTAGATGAAAACTTCGCTTCGTCTCTGTTGGAAGagtttaaaaacaataaaacgaAGTGTTTTGAACTTGCTGAAATTTCTGGGCATGTTGTTGAATTCAGGTACATCTTTTTATAGCCTGGTGGATGTTCTGATGGTTAGTTCTTTGTATTATTGCcttattcttttgaaaaattaaactaattgaatttctCTTATTGTCAGTGCTGATCAATATGGGAGCCGGTTTATTCAACAAAAGCTTGAAACAGCAACTACTGACGAAAAAAATATGGTTTATCAGGAAATAACACCACATGCTCTTGCTTTGATGACTGATGTCTTTGGTAATTATGTGGTTCAGAAGGTAATTATTACCATGTGATAATCCGTATCTATATTGAACGTGCATAAATATGGATCTTGTTAGATTGACAATTTGCAACTGGCAGTTTTTTGAGCATGGACTTGCAGCCCAGAGAAGAGAGTTAGCCAACAAGCTTTATGGCCATGTTCTGACTCTTAGCCTTCAAATGTATGGTTGTCGAGTCATCCAGAAGGTATTGACAATTTTAAGTGCAGTGATGGATTTTTTTTAGTGGCTTCGAGTCCAGAATTTTCTGAATGTGGCAACCTTTTTATATTTGTATACATCTTTAGGCCATAGAAGTTGTTGATCTGGACCAGAAGATTAAAATGGTTCAAGAGCTTGATGGTAATATCATGCGCTGTGTACGAGATCAGAATGGCAACCATGTTATTCAGAAGTGTATTGAATGCGTACCTGAAGATGCAATTGACTTCATTATCTCAACTTTTTTTGATCAAGTTGTGACACTATCAACCCATCCATATGGTTGCCGGGTGATACAGGTAACATCTATTCAGTGTTTTGTTACTCCTTTTATGTACCACAAAGTCCTTGAATGTAATGTAATACGTTTTACATGGCAGAGAGTACTAGAGCACTGCGAAGACCCTAACACACAACAGAAAGTTATGGATGAAATTTTAGGAGCTGTTAGCATGTTAGCCCAGGATCAGTATGGCAACTATGTCGTCCAGGTTTATAATTCATTCCAACTACTTACATTTGGGCATTGCcacacttatttatttaaaagtggTACCCTAATAATTAGAATGTCTTGTATTGTTTACTTGATCATTGTGTTTTGCTTGTTCATCCATTGCAGCTATCTATCTTACTGAGTTATAAAGTGGTTTTTCTCAACTTCTAGTGGAGTATAATCCCAGCAGTGCATCACATCATGTTTTTTCTGAAATTATTCCCCGTTTATTGGTTTTCTTTACTGCAATTTTTCTGACCATATGAATGCCTCCTTTATTATGATATTTGCCCTAGTTTTtagaatttttgagtggattaaTACTTTGTTTATTGAGAATGTCTTGGAAGTCAGGTATTCGAGGTCATAATTGTTACTTAATAGTTAGTATTTCTCTATTTAGTATTTATTGCTTGTTGTCATAGCATACCATCCTTTTTGCTTCATACTCAATCCAAATTTGTCATTTTGCAATCCAAACTTCTAGTTGCTTCTCCACACTAATTTAGCATGTCATTTATATTTGTCAGCTGATCACTTATTTTCTTTCGTCTTCTCCTCCTAACTAACAGCATGTGCTTGAGCATGGGAAACCTCATGAGCGTTCTACAATTATCAAGGAATTAGCAGGAAATATAGTTCAAATGAGCCAGCAGAAGTTTGCATCTAATGTTGTGGAGAAGTGTTTGACCTTTGGAGGTCCTGCTGAACGCCTATTGCTTGTAAATGAGATGCTTGGCACCACTGATGAAAATGAGCCTCTTCAGGTTTCTTGAACTTCCTATAATAACTACAGTACAATATTGTGATAGAATCATATTTGACATGTTTTCACCTATTTAGTGTAGCAGTATTGAGTGATGCTCAAGTCATCGAAATCTCAGTATTCTTGAAAATTTTGACAGTGGTGTTCATGTGTTGCAAATGATAAAATGGGCTCTTATATGCAGGCAATGATGAAAGATCAGTTTGCTAATTATGTCGTGCAAAAGGTGCTGGAGACTTGCGATGACCAACAGCGTGAGCTCATTCTTTCTCGAATTAAAGTTCATTTGAATGCATTGAAAAAGTACACCTATGGAAAGCATATCGTCGCTCGTGTAGAGAAACTTGTTGCTGCTGGAGGTACTTATACCTTATTTTCATTATCACCTTTTTTGCCATATTTCTGCATTTTTGCCATATTTCTGCATCATGTCTTGTGTATGCGAAGGTATTAATTACATTTCAACGCTTGATTTGTTGCAGAGAGGAGAATTGCTGCTCAGTCTCCTCATACTGCTTAGGGGTGGGCGTAGAAAGAGTGTTGTCTGTACAGCTAACTGAGGCTAGTGTGATCCCCTCCTTTGTTCTCCTGCATCAAGAGTTAtgtttatctatctatctatttatcTGTCTGTGATGGATAGTTGTGGCCGATTGGTAATAAAAATTATCGGTTTGTAATTGAGAACTGTACATTCTGTAGTTTATACATAGAATTTAAGTGAGGTGAGGTTCAGATGTGTAATACTACTACACCTCTGATGTCCCTGCTATGGAAGATAAAAATGACAATACAAGCAAGGTTTTTAAGGTGGATGTAAAGTTTTCATAAAACGGCGAGGTAGTTGTTTATAAGTTGACGATGCGACTGTACAAAATGTTGCTATGTGGAGAGCTGTTTATGTAGAGCAGGGTTTTTCTTTCATGTATGCTTATTCACTTTATTCCCCAATTTTACAAGCTTATATTTTCCTTCACTACTATCTTGTCAGTGTGATGTGTTTTTAGCCTCAAGTTGGTATTACATGGTGATGGAGATTCAAGTGACCttagttttagttatttttgACAAACTTATGGTAGGtgtagttaaatatattttttgttaatcaaaTTAGTCTTACATGGATAGTAATAATTGTATTATACTTGATAAATGATGTCAGAGTTATTTGGTGGCGATTGAAGAATCGGGAATTGGTTGCAAATGTCCAAGCCTGGATCAAC
Coding sequences within it:
- the LOC123894002 gene encoding pumilio homolog 2-like isoform X2, with protein sequence MLSELGRRPVIGGNEGSYGDEFEKEIGMLLRDQRRHEVDDHEPELNLYRSGSAPPTVDGSLSAVGGLFGGGSTAATAAISEFSGNGFGSEEELRSDPAYLQYYYSNVNLNPRLPPPLLSKEDWRFTQRLKGGASVVGGIGDRRKVNGGDDNGGRSMFATPPGFNNRKRESEVVVDEKARGSAEWGGDGLIGLPGLGLGSKQKSLAEIFQDDMGRNTSVTGFPSRPASRNAFDENVDITSSAEAELAHLRHDSSSTDGLRSGSNVQGSSASQNIGPQASYSYAAALGGSSLSRSTTPDPQHIARAPSPCPTPIGSGRVSAAEKRGITSPDTFNDVSSGINGSADIMAAMSGMKLSADDGLDGDNHFQSQVESDVNNYQRYLFGMQGGQDHGKQNSYLKKSESGHLQKTAHSDSGKRSGSGSDMKNSTLDRHAEMQKSAVSPNNSYFKGSPGSPYGGGGGFPAQYQPSDGPNSPFNNYGPSGGYGGNPAVASFMANQLGTGNLPPLFENVAAASAMASPGMDSRILGGGLPSGVASPSDVHVLSRMGNQIAGGGALQTPYVDPMYPQYTRTPEYAAAQLAALNDPSVDRNYLGNSYMNLLELQKAYLGSLLSPQKSQYNVPLGGKSGGSNHHGYYGNPAYGVGLSYPGSPMANSLSSSPVGSGSPIRHNDLNMHFASGMRNVAGVMAPWHLDAGNLDENFASSLLEEFKNNKTKCFELAEISGHVVEFSADQYGSRFIQQKLETATTDEKNMVYQEITPHALALMTDVFGNYVVQKFFEHGLAAQRRELANKLYGHVLTLSLQMYGCRVIQKAIEVVDLDQKIKMVQELDGNIMRCVRDQNGNHVIQKCIECVPEDAIDFIISTFFDQVVTLSTHPYGCRVIQRVLEHCEDPNTQQKVMDEILGAVSMLAQDQYGNYVVQHVLEHGKPHERSTIIKELAGNIVQMSQQKFASNVVEKCLTFGGPAERLLLVNEMLGTTDENEPLQAMMKDQFANYVVQKVLETCDDQQRELILSRIKVHLNALKKYTYGKHIVARVEKLVAAGERRIAAQSPHTA
- the LOC123894002 gene encoding pumilio homolog 2-like isoform X1, producing the protein MLSELGRRPVIGGNEGSYGDEFEKEIGMLLRDQRRHEVDDHEPELNLYRSGSAPPTVDGSLSAVGGLFGGGSTAATAAISEFSGNGFGSEEELRSDPAYLQYYYSNVNLNPRLPPPLLSKEDWRFTQRLKGGASVVGGIGDRRKVNGGDDNGGRSMFATPPGFNNRKRESEVVVDEKARGSAEWGGDGLIGLPGLGLGSKQKSLAEIFQDDMGRNTSVTGFPSRPASRNAFDENVDITSSAEAELAHLRHDSSSTDGLRSGSNVQGSSASQNIGPQASYSYAAALGGSSLSRSTTPDPQHIARAPSPCPTPIGSGRVSAAEKRGITSPDTFNDVSSGINGSADIMAAMSGMKLSADDGLDGDNHFQSQVESDVNNYQRYLFGMQGGQDHGKQNSYLKKSESGHLQKTAHSDSGKRSGSGSDMKNSTLDRHAEMQKSAVSPNNSYFKGSPGSPYGGGGGFPAQYQPSDGPNSPFNNYGPSGGYGGNPAVASFMANQLGTGNLPPLFENVAAASAMASPGMDSRILGGGLPSGVASPSDVHVLSRMGNQIAGGGALQTPYVDPMYPQYTRTPEYAAAQLAALNDPSVDRNYLGNSYMNLLELQKAYLGSLLSPQKSQYNVPLGGKSGGSNHHGYYGNPAYGVGLSYPGSPMANSLSSSPVGSGSPIRHNDLNMHFASGMRNVAGVMAPWHLDAGNLDENFASSLLEEFKNNKTKCFELAEISGHVVEFSADQYGSRFIQQKLETATTDEKNMVYQEITPHALALMTDVFGNYVVQKFFEHGLAAQRRELANKLYGHVLTLSLQMYGCRVIQKAIEVVDLDQKIKMVQELDGNIMRCVRDQNGNHVIQKCIECVPEDAIDFIISTFFDQVVTLSTHPYGCRVIQVTSIQCFVTPFMYHKVLECNVIRFTWQRVLEHCEDPNTQQKVMDEILGAVSMLAQDQYGNYVVQHVLEHGKPHERSTIIKELAGNIVQMSQQKFASNVVEKCLTFGGPAERLLLVNEMLGTTDENEPLQAMMKDQFANYVVQKVLETCDDQQRELILSRIKVHLNALKKYTYGKHIVARVEKLVAAGERRIAAQSPHTA